The following are encoded together in the Candidatus Limnocylindrales bacterium genome:
- a CDS encoding TolC family protein — protein MLNDPLQVMGQEVPKLNPTKSYTLDELLTFTMEHNPEILAAKAEIDIARGELITSGLLPNPRIEFTGRNQRIPDGDLSGFNYDVNLSQEIPLGGKIGHRKRVAQLKLEKAHLDFQNVVRLKTAEVKKAFYAVLFNQRRQELIKEVLEVNRIILDIANKRYKAGDIPLMGVNLASIELQRTTTESLNLQNELSQANSELLMALGVILDSGGPSGVEGLKVEGTLSKEEIQFNLTELIQFALANRPDYKSLQVAVKAAEADISLARAEGVPDIEVGGTFERELGNERRIGGFVSIPLPLFNRNQGEIAKSLSRKDQVSLELAALKNRIEQEVRIGFAKVETGKKNLDVFQRGLIQLVRENLELNRKAFQAGEIEFLEVARAEEDFIRTNTLFLEALYNYNLALIELETAMGSQFTRALRGTEEKK, from the coding sequence TTGTTGAACGATCCATTACAGGTAATGGGTCAGGAGGTTCCTAAACTCAATCCCACTAAGTCTTATACTTTAGATGAACTTTTGACCTTTACCATGGAGCATAATCCGGAAATATTGGCAGCTAAGGCAGAAATCGATATAGCCAGGGGAGAGTTGATAACCTCGGGACTCCTTCCCAATCCAAGAATTGAGTTTACGGGAAGAAATCAGCGTATTCCGGATGGAGATTTGTCCGGGTTTAATTATGATGTGAACTTAAGCCAGGAAATTCCCCTGGGTGGGAAAATAGGACATCGCAAACGGGTGGCCCAATTAAAACTGGAAAAAGCCCATTTAGATTTTCAGAATGTGGTTCGGCTAAAAACGGCCGAGGTCAAAAAAGCTTTTTATGCCGTGTTATTTAATCAAAGGCGACAGGAGTTAATAAAGGAAGTCCTGGAGGTTAACAGGATTATTTTAGATATTGCTAACAAACGCTATAAAGCCGGAGATATCCCTCTCATGGGAGTCAATCTGGCCTCTATTGAATTACAGAGGACAACTACGGAAAGTCTAAACCTTCAAAATGAGCTCAGTCAGGCGAATTCCGAGCTTTTAATGGCTCTGGGGGTTATCCTGGATTCCGGGGGGCCTTCCGGGGTGGAGGGTCTCAAAGTGGAAGGGACCCTCTCTAAGGAAGAGATTCAGTTTAATCTGACCGAATTAATCCAATTTGCTCTGGCCAATCGGCCGGATTATAAAAGTCTTCAAGTAGCCGTAAAAGCAGCAGAGGCCGATATTTCCCTGGCCCGGGCAGAAGGAGTTCCGGATATCGAGGTTGGGGGCACTTTTGAGCGAGAGTTAGGAAATGAGCGCCGTATAGGGGGGTTTGTTTCTATTCCTCTTCCTCTCTTTAACCGGAATCAGGGGGAGATTGCTAAGTCTCTGAGCCGCAAGGATCAGGTAAGCCTGGAATTGGCAGCTTTGAAAAATAGGATCGAGCAAGAGGTACGAATCGGATTTGCCAAGGTTGAAACCGGTAAGAAAAATCTGGATGTGTTTCAGCGAGGTCTTATCCAACTGGTCCGAGAAAATCTGGAGTTAAACCGGAAAGCTTTCCAGGCAGGGGAGATTGAATTTCTGGAAGTTGCTCGGGCAGAAGAAGACTTCATTCGAACAAATACCCTCTTTTTAGAAGCCCTCTATAACTATAATCTGGCTTTGATCGAGCTGGAAACGGCTATGGGAAGTCAATTTACCAGGGCTTTGAGGGGTACCGAAGAGAAGAAATAA
- the recG gene encoding ATP-dependent DNA helicase RecG, producing the protein MILFEAFLAIIQKPLQYAAKNNFANIERVQDLEKTVLSCIRNLDIQSLPSGIQQKLQVLEGLFQGYDTVPRQRKIEIITEALQVIDAISGRGEEETRRYGDEKVSPVSQSPYTSGPQNASESQNDDFDVSPFSLSTPLQYIKGVGPKRAQILKKLNLTTVEDALFFLPRRYEDRRHIKTIAALEAEAWETVYGEVKNTGVVTTPRQKTKIFEAFIGDDSGTLVAKWFNQPYLKQIFKKGSKVILYGKVKFSKGGFQTSFRYAPREMIQPEYEILDEEEPDLSVGAGARQTTHVHMGRIVPIYPLSEGLYQKTLRGVMKSIVDRYADALEEILPPGIKEKYGLLDLPEAIRRVHFPEEEDDIEKLNRGTSEPHRRLVFDEFFLLELGLGLKKRGVATKQKGIQFQFTGELEQRLRALLPYQLTKAQERVLSEIKRDMQSVHPMNRLLQGDVGSGKTIVALIALLWAVEAGYQGAIMVPTEILAEQHYRNISGFVEKLGLTTCLLTSKLRKKEREQYLSNIREGRTQIIIGTHALIQKDVEFQKLGLVIIDEQHKFGVMQRATLKEKGYQPDVLIMTATPIPRTLSLTIYGDLDVSIIDELPPGRTPVTTLLFYDRDRDRVYNRIRQEVEQGRQAYVIYPLVEESEILDLKAATEMANQLSTEIFPQFKVGLVHGRMSSEEKEQIMTAFKNREIQILVSTTVLEVGIDVPNASVMLVEHAERFGLSQLHQLRGRVGRGPYKSYCLLLAHQPVGEEAKRRLNAMIETTDGFIIAERDLEIRGPGEFFGTKQSGLPDLRVANILRDAKILELAREEAFRIVRQDPTLSRPEHQKLKWALEKRWAKKLELISVG; encoded by the coding sequence TTGATTTTATTTGAAGCTTTTCTGGCTATTATACAAAAACCCCTTCAATATGCTGCTAAAAATAACTTCGCCAACATAGAGCGCGTTCAAGATCTGGAGAAAACTGTTTTAAGTTGTATTCGAAATTTAGATATCCAATCCCTTCCTTCTGGAATTCAACAAAAACTTCAGGTCTTAGAAGGATTGTTCCAAGGATATGATACGGTTCCTCGACAGAGAAAAATAGAGATTATCACCGAAGCCTTACAGGTGATAGACGCCATTTCGGGACGTGGGGAGGAGGAGACCCGAAGATACGGAGACGAAAAAGTAAGCCCCGTATCCCAATCTCCCTACACCTCCGGGCCTCAGAACGCCTCAGAGTCTCAAAATGATGATTTCGATGTCTCCCCCTTTAGCTTAAGTACTCCACTTCAGTATATCAAGGGAGTGGGCCCAAAGCGGGCCCAAATTTTAAAGAAGCTTAACCTGACGACCGTTGAAGATGCTCTTTTCTTTCTTCCCCGACGTTATGAAGATAGAAGGCATATTAAAACCATTGCAGCGCTGGAAGCCGAGGCGTGGGAAACAGTTTATGGAGAAGTTAAAAATACCGGCGTGGTTACAACACCTCGACAGAAAACCAAAATCTTCGAGGCTTTCATCGGAGATGATAGCGGCACCCTGGTGGCTAAATGGTTTAATCAGCCTTATTTAAAACAGATCTTTAAAAAAGGAAGCAAAGTCATCCTCTATGGAAAAGTTAAATTCAGTAAAGGAGGGTTTCAAACCAGCTTCCGCTATGCTCCCAGGGAAATGATCCAACCGGAATATGAAATCCTGGATGAGGAAGAACCCGACCTGTCTGTTGGGGCAGGAGCCCGGCAAACGACCCATGTCCATATGGGACGCATTGTACCCATCTATCCCCTCAGTGAAGGACTCTACCAAAAGACTTTACGAGGGGTTATGAAGTCCATCGTAGATCGCTACGCAGATGCTTTGGAAGAAATACTTCCGCCTGGAATCAAAGAAAAGTACGGCCTGTTGGATCTGCCGGAAGCAATACGTCGGGTCCATTTTCCCGAGGAGGAGGATGACATTGAAAAACTGAATCGAGGAACTTCCGAACCCCATCGCCGATTGGTTTTCGACGAATTTTTTCTCCTGGAACTGGGACTTGGTTTGAAGAAGCGTGGGGTTGCCACCAAACAGAAAGGAATTCAGTTTCAGTTTACCGGAGAACTGGAGCAGCGCCTGAGAGCTTTACTTCCGTATCAATTGACCAAGGCCCAGGAGCGTGTGCTTTCTGAAATTAAAAGGGATATGCAATCCGTCCATCCCATGAACCGGCTGCTTCAAGGAGATGTGGGTTCCGGAAAAACAATTGTGGCCCTTATTGCGCTGCTCTGGGCTGTAGAAGCCGGCTATCAAGGAGCCATCATGGTTCCCACAGAAATCCTGGCGGAACAACACTATCGAAATATCTCCGGGTTTGTAGAAAAACTAGGACTTACGACCTGCCTGCTGACCAGCAAGCTTCGGAAGAAGGAACGAGAGCAATACCTGTCCAACATAAGGGAAGGACGGACTCAGATAATTATCGGAACCCACGCCTTAATTCAGAAAGATGTAGAGTTCCAGAAATTGGGACTTGTTATTATCGATGAGCAGCATAAATTTGGGGTTATGCAGCGAGCCACTCTAAAAGAAAAGGGATATCAACCGGATGTTCTTATCATGACGGCAACTCCGATTCCCAGGACGCTTTCACTAACAATTTATGGGGATTTGGATGTATCCATTATCGATGAGTTACCTCCGGGTCGAACTCCGGTGACAACCCTTTTATTTTATGATCGGGACCGGGATCGGGTCTATAACCGGATCAGACAGGAAGTAGAACAGGGCCGTCAGGCTTATGTGATCTATCCGCTGGTGGAGGAATCTGAAATCTTAGACTTGAAAGCCGCAACAGAAATGGCAAATCAATTAAGCACCGAAATCTTTCCCCAATTCAAAGTAGGATTAGTCCATGGGCGAATGAGTAGTGAAGAAAAGGAACAGATCATGACGGCTTTTAAAAACCGGGAGATTCAAATCTTGGTTTCTACAACGGTTTTAGAAGTAGGGATCGATGTGCCCAATGCCTCTGTGATGTTGGTAGAGCACGCAGAACGATTCGGTCTTTCTCAACTCCATCAACTTCGGGGTCGTGTCGGGCGAGGTCCTTATAAATCCTACTGCCTGCTTCTGGCCCATCAACCTGTTGGCGAAGAGGCTAAGAGGCGTCTTAATGCCATGATCGAAACTACCGATGGATTTATCATCGCGGAACGAGATCTGGAAATTCGAGGGCCTGGAGAATTTTTCGGTACCAAGCAATCGGGTTTGCCCGACCTGAGGGTAGCCAATATCCTTCGCGATGCGAAAATTCTGGAACTGGCCCGAGAAGAAGCCTTTCGGATTGTCCGACAAGATCCTACCCTTTCCCGACCCGAACATCAAAAACTTAAATGGGCTCTAGAAAAACGTTGGGCTAAGAAATTGGAGCTGATCAGCGTAGGGTAA
- a CDS encoding sigma-54 dependent transcriptional regulator, translated as MKKRILIVDDEKNMRRILEALLTKEGYEVAEAVDGESALAWLKGNICHAVITDLLMPGMDGLVLMEHILKDHPGLPVIIITAHGTIETAVDAMKKGAFDYITKPFEQDEMRTIVYKAVKTQELNQKDILPEFEYQERFGIIGDSPVMKEIYKILEKIWDSPSTVLITGESGTGKELIARVLHERSFRKGRPFIKVNCAAIPENLVESELFGYEKGAFTGAVGSKPGRFELAHTGTLFLDEIAEIKREVQVKLLRVLQEQEFERVGGIKTLKVDVRLIAATNRDLQKEVREGNFREDLFYRLNVIPIKVPPLRERKEDIPLLIHHFIAKYNKRLNKSVQGISEEAKAALMEYNWPGNIRELENVIERTVLLLDSDFITLKDLPEELRSLVSTRVAYNISTELPGRVEPDLKSISAPQSGELVGTGSPPNSTSEGQITGSREGGSDLKSDLSLKEAVKQATAQVERNLIIKALQETRGNVTRAAKKLGISRKSLQTKMKEYELREKEWNN; from the coding sequence TTGAAAAAAAGGATCCTTATCGTAGATGACGAAAAAAACATGCGTCGGATTTTAGAGGCCTTATTAACCAAAGAGGGTTATGAGGTCGCCGAGGCCGTGGATGGGGAAAGTGCCCTCGCCTGGCTAAAAGGGAATATCTGTCATGCAGTCATCACGGATTTATTGATGCCGGGAATGGATGGACTTGTTCTTATGGAGCACATCTTAAAAGATCATCCCGGTCTCCCTGTCATTATTATTACGGCACATGGAACCATTGAGACGGCTGTAGATGCCATGAAAAAAGGAGCCTTCGATTATATCACAAAACCCTTTGAGCAGGATGAGATGAGAACCATTGTTTATAAGGCAGTTAAGACCCAGGAACTCAACCAGAAGGATATTCTCCCTGAATTTGAGTATCAGGAACGGTTTGGAATTATTGGGGATAGCCCGGTTATGAAAGAAATTTACAAAATTCTTGAAAAGATATGGGATAGTCCTTCAACCGTTCTGATTACCGGTGAAAGTGGTACAGGAAAAGAATTGATTGCCCGGGTTCTCCATGAAAGAAGTTTCAGAAAAGGAAGGCCTTTTATCAAAGTGAATTGTGCTGCCATCCCCGAAAACCTGGTAGAGAGTGAGCTTTTCGGTTATGAGAAAGGAGCTTTCACAGGGGCTGTGGGAAGTAAACCCGGTCGATTCGAGCTGGCCCACACCGGTACACTTTTTTTGGATGAAATTGCCGAGATCAAAAGGGAAGTGCAGGTAAAACTTCTGCGAGTTCTTCAAGAACAAGAATTTGAAAGGGTGGGGGGAATTAAGACCTTAAAGGTGGATGTGCGCCTCATCGCGGCCACAAACCGAGATTTACAAAAAGAGGTCAGGGAAGGAAATTTTCGAGAAGATTTATTTTATCGACTCAATGTAATTCCCATTAAAGTACCCCCTTTGCGGGAACGAAAAGAAGATATCCCCCTCCTCATTCACCACTTTATTGCCAAATACAATAAACGTCTGAATAAGAGCGTACAGGGTATCAGCGAAGAAGCTAAGGCCGCTTTGATGGAATATAACTGGCCGGGGAATATTCGAGAACTGGAAAATGTCATCGAACGAACTGTTTTGCTTTTAGATTCTGATTTTATTACCTTGAAAGATTTACCGGAGGAACTGAGAAGCCTGGTGAGTACAAGAGTTGCATATAATATTTCAACTGAATTACCCGGCAGAGTAGAACCTGATTTGAAATCTATATCTGCACCTCAGTCCGGAGAGTTGGTGGGAACCGGTTCCCCTCCCAATTCTACTTCAGAAGGCCAGATTACCGGTTCAAGGGAGGGTGGCTCCGATTTAAAATCAGATCTGAGTCTAAAAGAAGCTGTTAAACAGGCTACTGCTCAAGTGGAGAGAAATTTAATTATTAAAGCGCTTCAAGAAACCCGAGGAAATGTGACCCGGGCAGCTAAAAAATTGGGCATCAGTAGAAAGAGCCTTCAAACTAAAATGAAGGAATATGAGCTAAGGGAAAAAGAATGGAATAACTAG
- a CDS encoding ATP-binding protein, producing the protein MINVKTGNQNPEIYILNSDFWILKAMTFQVQSALIAAIVNLCFAVYFILKDRKNQLHRTFSYLSFNIFVWNLGFFLYKLTQSDFWYRILFLGSLFIPPSALHFTLVFLSARNPIKWRLLRYTYGISIGLFITVLTPFFFMREWSIITVCYFFPVLYLCLYLIYKRYSETESTTERAKLKYMIIGGVIATTAGITDFLPGIGIDFPQLGNLAVMVYMYFISQSIVKYRLLDLHEIIGRGIVLVTLASITGGIYGALVLWIGNKPGLAIFNTFIASLLILLLYEPIKLKVQDRANRIFLRESYNLQNILNTLSRKMARVLTVDELFSLIISTIKEFPRITHASVYVLDEREDLFKLVEAIGDHRERIPKFLETKVLTEYIKEKRGALILEELERELRTYEMENGRGEEGGKGYTNNPSSLTRSSTPSLPSPAVIKSICELLKKMEAQVCIPLMCRQDRVLGLWNLKDAGSEEAYSSHEIALLMTVANQAAIIIENYKIYETMKRKDRLAALGEMATGLAHEIRNPLGAIKGAAQYLQVEPSIEERKEFLSIIIEEVDRLNHVVSQFLDYARPFKKNITLCEINKILEKTYALIKAEGIPEQIKVILDFEENLPLIHADAEQLRQVFLNLFLNAIQAMPEGGSLVVSTTLENDPDKTGTYLSIKFIDTGVGIPADHIDKLFNPFFTTKKEGTGLGLAICHRIIEGHGGAIEVSSQIGKGSQFVVKLPVQ; encoded by the coding sequence TTGATAAACGTTAAAACCGGAAATCAGAATCCAGAAATTTACATCCTGAATTCTGATTTCTGGATTCTGAAAGCTATGACTTTTCAAGTCCAGAGCGCTCTCATCGCAGCTATCGTAAATCTCTGCTTTGCTGTTTACTTTATCCTTAAGGATCGAAAGAACCAACTTCACCGAACTTTCTCCTATCTCAGCTTTAATATTTTTGTCTGGAATCTAGGATTTTTCCTTTATAAGCTCACCCAAAGTGATTTCTGGTACCGGATTCTTTTTCTCGGTTCTCTTTTTATTCCTCCCAGCGCGCTTCACTTTACCCTTGTATTTCTTTCGGCTCGAAATCCCATAAAATGGAGACTTTTAAGATATACCTACGGAATCAGTATCGGTCTCTTCATAACCGTTCTGACTCCCTTCTTTTTCATGCGAGAGTGGAGTATCATAACGGTTTGTTATTTCTTTCCGGTTCTTTATCTTTGCCTGTATTTGATCTATAAACGGTATTCTGAAACAGAATCAACTACAGAAAGGGCTAAGCTCAAATACATGATAATCGGTGGAGTTATTGCCACAACTGCCGGAATCACAGATTTTTTACCGGGAATAGGAATTGACTTTCCCCAGTTGGGAAACCTGGCCGTTATGGTTTATATGTATTTTATCTCTCAATCTATTGTAAAGTATCGATTACTGGATCTCCACGAAATCATCGGAAGGGGAATCGTGCTTGTTACCCTGGCTTCTATAACTGGAGGTATCTATGGAGCTCTGGTGTTATGGATTGGGAACAAGCCGGGACTTGCTATCTTTAACACTTTTATTGCCTCTTTACTGATTTTACTTCTTTACGAACCGATTAAATTGAAAGTCCAGGACCGGGCAAATCGTATTTTTCTCAGGGAAAGTTATAATCTCCAAAATATTTTGAATACCTTGAGTCGAAAAATGGCCCGGGTTTTAACGGTGGATGAACTCTTTAGCCTGATTATCAGCACGATTAAAGAGTTTCCCCGTATAACCCATGCATCGGTTTACGTTTTGGATGAACGGGAGGATCTGTTTAAGCTGGTAGAAGCAATCGGCGATCATCGGGAGAGAATTCCCAAATTCCTTGAGACTAAAGTTCTCACCGAGTATATCAAGGAGAAAAGAGGTGCCTTGATTCTGGAAGAACTGGAACGGGAGTTGAGAACTTACGAGATGGAGAACGGGAGAGGAGAAGAGGGGGGAAAAGGATATACCAACAACCCATCTTCTTTGACTCGTTCCTCCACTCCCTCCCTCCCTTCTCCGGCTGTTATTAAGTCCATTTGTGAGTTGTTGAAGAAAATGGAAGCCCAGGTTTGCATCCCTCTGATGTGTAGACAAGACAGGGTCCTGGGACTCTGGAACCTTAAAGACGCAGGTTCTGAAGAGGCTTACTCCAGTCACGAGATTGCCTTGCTTATGACCGTTGCCAATCAGGCGGCTATCATTATTGAGAATTACAAAATCTACGAAACCATGAAAAGGAAAGATCGTTTAGCGGCCTTAGGAGAGATGGCTACGGGTCTGGCCCATGAAATAAGAAACCCCCTGGGAGCTATTAAAGGTGCAGCCCAATATCTTCAAGTAGAACCTTCCATAGAGGAAAGAAAAGAGTTTTTAAGTATTATTATTGAAGAGGTCGATCGATTGAATCATGTAGTTTCTCAGTTCCTGGATTATGCACGTCCCTTCAAGAAAAATATCACCCTTTGTGAAATCAATAAGATCCTGGAGAAAACCTATGCTTTGATTAAAGCCGAGGGGATTCCCGAACAGATAAAAGTAATCCTGGACTTTGAAGAAAATTTACCTTTGATCCATGCCGATGCAGAACAACTTCGACAGGTTTTTTTAAACCTTTTTTTAAATGCCATCCAGGCCATGCCGGAAGGTGGAAGTTTAGTTGTTTCTACGACTCTGGAGAATGATCCCGATAAAACCGGAACGTATTTAAGTATAAAATTTATAGACACCGGGGTTGGAATTCCTGCAGATCATATAGATAAATTGTTTAATCCATTTTTTACCACCAAAAAAGAGGGAACAGGGCTTGGCCTGGCCATTTGCCATCGTATTATCGAAGGACATGGCGGGGCCATTGAAGTTAGCAGTCAAATCGGTAAGGGAAGTCAATTTGTGGTAAAATTACCTGTTCAATGA
- a CDS encoding class I SAM-dependent methyltransferase, whose amino-acid sequence MNPEVYQRHYDFEEDYWWFRGRRKIIFDQIALLPLHSEKSLILDAGCGTGLTTKLLSAYGKTFGIELSKEGLLFCKSRNLKNLIRGNIQNSPFASNQFDLITMLDLLEHLDEDVEVLKEMHRICKDGGYLLLFVPAYAFLWSGEDVVSQHRRRYTAKELLSKIQKSGFLVKKLSYVNTFLFPVIFSIITFNKFFRPKTLSKSNLEPLPIFINNLLTQIFKSESFFLRKMNFPFGTSLLCLAVKTRPRPCFKEESDV is encoded by the coding sequence ATGAATCCTGAAGTATATCAACGGCATTATGATTTTGAAGAAGATTACTGGTGGTTCAGAGGTAGAAGAAAAATAATCTTCGATCAAATTGCCCTGTTGCCCCTTCATTCAGAAAAGTCCCTCATCCTGGATGCGGGGTGTGGAACGGGACTGACCACCAAACTTTTAAGTGCCTATGGAAAAACTTTTGGAATAGAACTCTCCAAGGAAGGACTTCTGTTTTGTAAATCTCGAAATTTAAAAAATCTGATTCGAGGAAATATCCAAAATTCTCCCTTTGCCTCCAATCAGTTTGATCTGATTACCATGCTGGACCTTCTGGAACATCTGGATGAGGATGTCGAGGTACTCAAAGAGATGCATCGGATCTGTAAAGATGGGGGGTATCTGCTTCTTTTCGTTCCGGCCTATGCATTTTTATGGAGCGGAGAGGATGTGGTCTCCCAACATCGGAGAAGATACACGGCAAAAGAACTCTTGAGCAAAATCCAGAAGAGTGGATTCCTGGTCAAGAAACTCTCCTATGTCAATACGTTTTTATTCCCTGTGATTTTCTCCATCATTACCTTCAACAAATTTTTCAGACCCAAAACCTTATCTAAATCTAACCTGGAACCTCTACCCATTTTTATTAATAACCTACTTACCCAAATCTTCAAGAGTGAATCCTTCTTCCTGAGAAAAATGAATTTTCCGTTCGGTACCTCGCTTCTCTGTTTAGCCGTAAAAACCAGGCCCCGGCCTTGTTTCAAGGAAGAAAGCGATGTTTAA
- a CDS encoding gamma carbonic anhydrase family protein, translated as MLKSYRGIVPEVHETAFVEESAQVIGDVKIGAHSSVWFNAVIRADVNSIRIGERTNIQDGCLLHVTLDRHDLIIGDNVTIGHGAIIHGCHIESNCLIGMGAIILDGAKIGENCIVASGAVVAEGSIIPPNTLVMGIPAKPKRAVTEKDLERVRAGCERYVLNKETYKREVQNVLRGR; from the coding sequence ATGCTCAAAAGCTATCGAGGTATCGTTCCTGAAGTTCATGAAACTGCTTTTGTAGAGGAAAGTGCCCAGGTTATTGGCGATGTAAAAATTGGAGCCCATTCCAGTGTCTGGTTTAATGCAGTTATAAGGGCAGATGTTAATTCTATACGGATTGGGGAAAGAACCAACATCCAGGATGGATGCCTTCTCCATGTTACCCTGGATAGACATGACCTTATCATAGGAGATAATGTGACGATTGGCCACGGTGCCATTATTCACGGATGTCATATTGAATCGAATTGTTTAATCGGTATGGGAGCCATCATCCTGGATGGAGCCAAGATTGGAGAGAATTGCATAGTAGCCTCTGGAGCCGTAGTGGCCGAAGGAAGCATCATTCCACCTAATACCCTTGTAATGGGTATTCCGGCAAAGCCAAAACGGGCCGTAACCGAGAAGGATCTGGAAAGAGTTCGGGCAGGATGCGAACGGTATGTTTTAAATAAGGAAACTTATAAAAGAGAAGTTCAGAATGTCCTAAGAGGGAGGTGA
- a CDS encoding AMP-binding protein — translation MNWPPIYDETYLPELHQKYWFPREETMDPEEREKIILKKLQAQITYAYQHAPFYRKKWDEAGLQPGDIKTLEDFHKMPVVTKQEIRKDQMEHPPFGSYLCIPREQVLRIHGTSGTTGKPTAFAISRDDWRRIANAHARVMWGMGLRPGDTVFIGSFFSLYLGSWGALVGAERLGLTCFPFGAGVPGQTERGIEWMRDIKPTAFYGTPSYALYIAEKTRQAGYDPRDFGLKIMFFSGEPGAGIPSTKKLIEETYGAICIDTGSTAEMTPWMSNGECADRQGMHLWQDIVYTELIDPDTRQVVPYGKEGVPVYTHLERTSQPMIRFWSGDLSTWTQEPCSCGRTYPRLPKGIYGRIDDMFIVRGENIYPSAIEDVLRATEGFGEEFRIFITRERTMDELTVQAEYSPRFQKEAEENPQILERLRETLETRLRVRLGVRTRVELIEPGKLERTQFKARRVIDKR, via the coding sequence ATGAACTGGCCTCCTATTTATGATGAAACTTATTTGCCGGAGTTGCATCAGAAATATTGGTTCCCACGAGAAGAAACCATGGATCCTGAAGAACGGGAGAAAATCATTTTGAAAAAGCTTCAGGCTCAAATTACCTATGCCTATCAACACGCTCCTTTCTATCGTAAAAAATGGGATGAAGCTGGACTTCAACCGGGAGATATTAAAACTCTGGAAGATTTCCACAAGATGCCCGTAGTGACTAAGCAGGAAATTCGAAAGGATCAGATGGAGCACCCACCTTTTGGATCCTATCTCTGTATACCCCGGGAGCAGGTGTTAAGAATCCATGGGACTTCTGGAACAACGGGAAAACCAACGGCTTTTGCCATTAGTCGGGACGATTGGAGACGAATTGCCAATGCCCACGCGCGGGTCATGTGGGGAATGGGATTACGACCAGGGGATACCGTTTTTATCGGCTCTTTTTTTAGCCTTTATTTGGGAAGTTGGGGGGCTCTCGTTGGCGCCGAGCGACTTGGTTTGACCTGTTTTCCCTTCGGAGCCGGAGTTCCCGGGCAAACCGAACGGGGAATTGAATGGATGCGAGACATCAAACCAACTGCCTTTTATGGGACCCCTTCCTATGCTTTATATATTGCCGAGAAAACCCGGCAAGCCGGATACGATCCCAGGGACTTCGGATTGAAAATCATGTTCTTTTCTGGAGAGCCCGGAGCCGGAATCCCCTCCACCAAGAAACTCATAGAAGAAACTTACGGGGCTATTTGTATTGATACGGGAAGTACGGCAGAGATGACTCCCTGGATGAGTAATGGGGAATGTGCAGATCGTCAGGGAATGCACCTGTGGCAGGATATTGTTTACACAGAACTCATCGATCCGGATACCCGGCAGGTCGTCCCCTATGGAAAAGAAGGTGTTCCCGTCTATACCCACCTGGAGCGGACTTCTCAACCTATGATTCGCTTCTGGTCCGGAGATTTATCTACCTGGACCCAGGAACCCTGCAGTTGTGGAAGGACGTATCCCAGACTCCCCAAAGGGATATACGGTCGGATTGATGACATGTTCATTGTTCGCGGCGAAAACATTTATCCCAGTGCTATTGAGGATGTACTAAGGGCCACCGAGGGATTTGGTGAAGAGTTTCGTATTTTCATTACCCGGGAACGGACCATGGACGAACTGACCGTCCAGGCCGAGTATAGCCCCCGCTTCCAAAAGGAAGCTGAAGAGAATCCCCAGATACTGGAGAGATTACGGGAAACCCTGGAAACCAGGCTACGGGTCCGCCTTGGAGTTCGAACGAGAGTTGAGTTGATAGAGCCAGGAAAACTAGAGCGGACCCAGTTCAAAGCGCGAAGGGTTATTGATAAACGTTAA